A section of the Babylonia areolata isolate BAREFJ2019XMU chromosome 1, ASM4173473v1, whole genome shotgun sequence genome encodes:
- the LOC143279489 gene encoding WW domain-binding protein 11-like: MGRRSINTTKSGKYMNPTDQFRKEARKRELKKNKKQRMMVRQAVLKGKDPMKLLEEMEAIDRMEYNPLEAPSLNEKVLRDKRKKLRDTFDRVFKLYEKEKPEYAIELKKAEAEYERTRQKLVQFFEQVRNAERVQLDQIPLPDAPVDNTLPAMIPLPNEIPPPLLGTYPEHMPPSILKKKSAYEQTMIGPTLPESIPSKRKPPGPPPGLPPPLSDSEDEYDPAKDIADPLDVDFDAIQHPDDLAELLAKTADPPSKPRKIRFEDDDEVDEDVPEKDTRLRLGKGKRKKKASSGGGVSALQARMLQMAGQEVPDVSSESSSSDSDSDEEREEKARKAAELKQRMDEISRLDDRPPGTERDDEDEDEEEEEEDEMEANSRPVSSRPVPPGPPPGAPPGLPPGLPPGPPPGAPPMFMRPPMIPGAHPGSLPRLLPPGPPPGRPQGLPPGPPPGLPPSLRGAPPRVPPAPPGVPPPRLMRPPGAPPNIPPPNIPPSMIPMPAANPNVLSAPPSIMKPPLRAHGDDDNKSSATIEAKPKIKSGMGDVTRFTPTAVKIKRIAQQKGRLKPTGKGDEVSALNVTSKPAPTPVSQTKTKDDAYDEFMKEMAGLI; the protein is encoded by the exons ATGGGGAGAAGATCAATCAATACCACGAAGAGTGGGAAATATatgaatcccactgaccagttcA GAAAAGAAGCCAGAAAAAGAGAGCTGAAAAAG AACAAGAAACAGAGAATGATGGTGAGACAAGCTGTCCTAAAAGGGAAAGATCCAATGAAGCTCCTGGAGGAAATGGAAGCTATAGACAGAATGG AGTACAATCCTCTGGAAGCTCCCAGCCTGAACGAAAAAGTGCTtcgagacaaaagaaaaaagcttcGAGATACATTTGATCGTGTTTTTAAACTTTAT gaaaaagaaaagccagAGTATGCAATAGAACTGAAGAAAGCTGAGGCTGAATATGAAAGGACACGCCAGAAATTAGTGCAATTTTTCg agcaAGTTCGCAATGCTGAGCGTGTTCAGTTGGACCAGATCCCACTGCCTGATGCCCCAGTGGATAACACAT TGCCAGCAATGATTCCATTGCCCAATGAaattcctccacccctccttggGACGTATCCAGAACACATGCCTCCCAGCATTTTGAAGAAGAAATCAGCATACGA ACAGACGATGATTGGGCCAACATTACCAGAAAGCATACCCTCAAAAAGGAAACCCCCTGGTCCACCACCTGGCCTTCCCCCTCCACTCAGTGACAGCGAGGATGAGTACGACCCGGCCAAAG ACATAGCAGACCCACTGGACGTGGACTTCGATGCTATACAGCATCCAGATGACTTGGCTGAACTCTTGGCCAAAACAGCAGACCCCCCAT CCAAGCCCCGAAAAATCCgctttgaagatgatgatgaggttgaCGAGGACGTGCCAGAGAAAGACACACGCCTGAggctggggaaggggaagaggaagaagaaggccaGTAGTGGTGGGGGAGTGTCTGCCCTGCAGGCCCGCATGCTGCAGATGGCTGGGCAGGAGGTGCCAGATGTGTCCTCAGAGTCCTCCAGcagcgacagtgacagcgacgaggagagggaggaaaag GCTCGAAAGGCAGCAGAACTGAAACAGCGTATGGACGAGATCTCCAGGCTGGACGATCGCCCGCCAGGCACAGAGCGAGACGATGAAgacgaggatgaagaggaggaagaggaggatgaaatgGAGGCCAACTCCAGACCGGTGTCTTCCAGACCTGTTCCACCTGGACCTCCCCCAGGTGCCCCCCCAGGCCTCCCACCAGGCCTTCCTCCAG GCCCTCCTCCAGGTGCCCCCCCAATGTTCATGCGGCCCCCCATGATACCTGGAGCCCACCCTGGTTCCTTACCCCGCCTCCTGCCCCCCGGACCCCCACCTGGTCGGCCGCAGGGCCTGCCCCCCGGACCTCCCCCCGGCCTGCCGCCCAGCCTGCGAGGAGCTCCCCCACGAGTGCCCCCGGCCCCCC CAGGTGTCCCCCCACCACGCCTGATGCGCCCTCCAGGCGCCCCTCCAAACATCCCCCCTCCAAACATCCCCCCCAGCATGATTCCCATGCCGGCTGCCAACCCCAACGTGCTGAGTGCCCCTCCCAGCATCATGAAGCCTCCACTGCGGGCCCATGGGGACGACGACAACAAGAGTTCAGCAACGATCGAGGCCAAGCCGAAGATCAAGAGTGGCATGGGGGACGTCACTCGCTTCACTCCCACTGCTGTCAAGATCAAGCGCATCGCACAGCAGAAGGGCCGCTTAAAGCCTACAG GCAAGGGGGATGAGGTGTCGGCCCTGAATGTCACCAGCAAGCCGGCTCCCACTCCTGTCTCACAGACCAAGACAAAGGATGATGCCTACGATGAGTTCATGAAGGAGATGGCTGGTCTCATCTGA